In Actinomycetota bacterium, a single genomic region encodes these proteins:
- a CDS encoding HigA family addiction module antitoxin, whose amino-acid sequence MAIPNTRERTVRPIHPGEMLREDFMPDYDLTVTSMAGALGVSRQTVNELLRERRALSPEMALRLSQLFGNSAEFWLNAQRAVDLWDAAQELKRKGTHIKPLSVA is encoded by the coding sequence ATGGCAATCCCCAACACCAGAGAACGTACCGTCCGGCCCATTCACCCCGGCGAGATGCTGCGCGAGGACTTCATGCCCGACTATGACCTCACGGTCACGAGCATGGCGGGTGCGCTCGGCGTGTCGCGCCAGACCGTGAATGAACTCCTGCGCGAGCGCCGCGCGTTGAGCCCCGAGATGGCGCTGAGGCTTTCCCAGCTCTTCGGCAACTCTGCAGAGTTCTGGTTGAACGCGCAGCGCGCTGTCGACCTCTGGGACGCGGCACAGGAACTGAAGCGCAAGGGCACCCACATCAAGCCACTGAGTGTCGCCTAA
- a CDS encoding type II toxin-antitoxin system RelE/ParE family toxin translates to MIRTFADKRTREIYATGKAKRFAPDLARRARRRLEYLDLATRIEDLHEPRSNRLHSLGGDRKGQFSISINEQWRICFVFENGDAYDVEVCDYH, encoded by the coding sequence ATGATTAGGACCTTCGCTGACAAACGCACCCGGGAGATCTACGCGACGGGCAAGGCGAAGCGATTCGCACCCGACCTCGCGAGGCGCGCCCGGCGCCGACTGGAGTATTTGGACCTCGCGACGCGCATCGAGGACCTGCACGAGCCACGTAGCAACCGGCTGCACTCTCTCGGCGGCGATCGCAAAGGCCAGTTCTCCATCTCGATCAACGAGCAGTGGCGCATCTGCTTCGTGTTCGAGAACGGCGACGCCTACGACGTCGAGGTCTGCGACTACCACTGA